The proteins below are encoded in one region of Lactuca sativa cultivar Salinas chromosome 3, Lsat_Salinas_v11, whole genome shotgun sequence:
- the LOC111921771 gene encoding receptor protein kinase TMK1 gives MMKPFLGYENFGGFLLFIVYFLSVSIIFVQSQSSANDAVVMQALKSNLSPPKSLDWSDPNPCKWQQIQCSRDNRVTRIQAGNQNLKGYLPQTLNNLTELQVLEFQNNQLTGSLPSLAGLTQLQNLLLSNNSLTSIPTDFFDGMSSLQHVYLDYNGFSSWSIPDSLKSASTLQVFSATSANITGKIPDFFGGDAFAGLTTLHLSFNYLEGGLPSSFSGSSIQSLWLNGQNSRSKLNGTLQVLQNMTQLTEVWLHGNLFSGPLPDFSGLNELQNLSLRDNSLTGPVPQSLLGLQSLKVVNLTNNLLQGPTPSFDKTVAVDLSGLNSFCLPNPGAPCDNRVDILLGVAESVGYPHTFADNWKGNDPCNSWLGITCSSDGNITVINFQKMGLTGTISPKFASFKSLQRLILSNNNLTGTIPDELKDLPSLIAIDFSNNHLYGPVPDFSKTVNVKTEGNLDIGKAGPSLTPVSPSGGGGGSKPNGGGGGGGGKSSNTGVVVGSVVGGVCAVFFAGLLGVCVYKAKRKQTNRIPYQNTMVIHPRHSASDGDGVKITIAGSSAPTNESFSHTSSGPSDIHIVEAGNMVISIQVLKNVTNNFSPNNILGRGGFGTVYKGELHDGTKIAVKRMESGVMSEKGLDEFKSEIAVLTKVRHRHLVALLGYCLDGNERLLVYEYMPQGTLSRFLFDWQEEGLKPLEWTKRLIIALDVARGVEYLHGLAQQSFIHRDLKPSNILLGDDMRAKVADFGLVRLAPDGKASLVTRLAGTFGYLAPEYAVTGRVTTKIDVFSFGVILMELITGRRALDETQQEESVHLVQWFRRMHINKDTFQKAIDPTLDLDEEALASLSTVAELAGHCCAREPHQRPDMSHAVNVLSSLAELWKPSDPDPDDIYGIDLDMTLPQAVKKWQALEGMSGYDNSSVIGSNDNTQTSIPTRPSGFADSFTSQDGR, from the exons ATGATGAAACCCTTTCTGGGTTATGAAAATTTTGGTGGATTTCTCCTGTTTATCGTCTATTTCTTGTCTGTTTCGATCATTTTTGTTCAGTCACAGTCGAGCGCGAACGATGCTGTTGTAATGCAGGCTCTGAAATCGAATCTCAGTCCACCCAAATCACTCGATTGGTCTGATCCTAATCCATGTAAATGGCAGCAAATTCAGTGCTCAAGAGACAACCGGGTCACCAGGATCCAAGCCGGTAACCAGAACCTCAAAGGTTATCTTCCGCAGACACTCAACAACCTCACGGAACTACAAGTTCTGGAATTTCAAAACAATCAACTCACCGGCTCACTCCCGAGTCTCGCCGGGTTAACTCAGCTCCAGAACCTTTTACTCAGTAACAACAGTTTAACTTCAATACCTACCGATTTCTTCGACGGTATGTCTTCTTTACAACACGTTTATCTGGATTACAACGGTTTTAGTTCGTGGTCTATCCCGGACAGTTTAAAATCCGCCTCCACTTTGCAAGTTTTCTCGGCGACGTCGGCCAACATCACAGGAAAAATCCCGGATTTCTTCGGCGGTGATGCGTTTGCGGGGCTGACAACTCTGCATTTATCGTTTAATTATCTGGAGGGTGGGTTACCGAGTTCGTTTTCGGGTTCATCGATTCAAAGCCTTTGGTTGAATGGTCAGAACAGTAGGTCTAAACTAAACGGAACTCTCCAAGTTCTTCAAAACATGACGCAATTGACTGAAGTTTGGCTTCACGGGAACTTGTTTTCCGGTCCTTTACCGGATTTTTCAGGTCTGAACGAGTTGCAGAATTTGAGTTTAAGAGATAATAGCTTAACAGGGCCTGTTCCACAATCTTTATTAGGTTTACAATCTTTAAAAGTTGTGAACCTGACTAATAATCTCTTACAGGGACCTACTCCAAGTTTTGATAAGACTGTGGCTGTTGATTTAAGCGGGCTTAATAGTTTCTGTTTACCGAATCCTGGTGCTCCTTGTGATAATCGTGTTGATATTCTGCTTGGTGTGGCAGAATCTGTGGGTTACCCGCATACTTTTGCTGATAATTGGAAGGGAAACGATCCGTGTAATTCATGGTTAGGGATCACATGTTCCAGCGATGGGAATATAACTGTGATTAATTTTCAAAAAATGGGTCTAACAGGAACCATTTCTCCCAAATTTGCGTCCTTTAAATCACTTCAAAGGTTGATTCTTTCAAATAATAATCTTACCGGAACTATACCCGATGAACTCAAAGATTTACCCAGTTTGATTGCGATTGATTTTTCGAATAATCATCTTTACGGACCAGTTCCGGATTTTAGCAAAACCGTTAACGTGAAGACCGAAGGGAATCTTGATATCGGAAAGGCGGGTCCAAGTCTGACACCGGTTTCCCCTTCTGGCGGCGGCGGCGGGAGTAAGCCAAACGGAGGAGGAGGTGGCGGTGGTGGGAAAAGTTCAAACACCGGCGTGGTGGTGGGATCGGTGGTTGGTGGTGTTTGTGCGGTTTTTTTCGCGGGATTGCTGGGTGTCTGTGTCTACAAAGCTAAACGAAAGCAAACTAACCGTATCCCATATCAAAACACGATGGTGATCCACCCCCGGCATTCAGCATCTGATGGGGACGGGGTGAAGATCACAATCGCAGGTTCAAGTGCCCCCACAAACGAATCCTTTAGTCACACGAGTAGTGGCCCAAGTGACATCCACATCGTGGAAGCTGGGAACATGGTGATTTCAATTCAAGTTTTGAAAAATGTGACAAATAATTTCAGCCCGAATAATATATTGGGAAGAGGAGGGTTCGGGACAGTTTACAAAGGCGAGTTACATGATGGGACCAAGATTGCGGTTAAAAGGATGGAGTCGGGTGTGATGAGTGAAAAGGGGCTGGATGAGTTTAAATCTGAAATAGCTGTTTTAACAAAGGTTAGGCATAGGCATTTGGTGGCACTTCTTGGATATTGTTTGGATGGAAATGAGAGGCTTCTTGTTTATGAGTATATGCCTCAAGGTACACTAAGTCGGTTTTTATTTGATTGGCAAGAAGAAGGTTTGAAACCGCTTGAATGGACAAAAAGATTGATAATTGCATTAGATGTTGCTAGAGGTGTTGAGTATTTACATGGTTTGGCACAACAAAGTTTTATTCATAGAGATCTTAAACCGTCTAATATTCTTCTTGGTGATGATATGCGGGCTAAAGTTGCTGATTTTGGACTCGTTCGACTCGCCCCTGATGGGAAAGCTTCCCTCGTCACAAGATTAGCTGGCACTTTTGGTTATCTTGCTCCTGAATACGCTG TGACGGGAAGAGTAACAACAAAGATCGACGTGTTCAGCTTCGGTGTAATCCTAATGGAACTGATAACGGGGAGAAGAGCCCTGGACGAAACCCAACAAGAAGAAAGCGTCCACCTGGTCCAATGGTTCCGGCGTATGCACATAAACAAAGACACCTTCCAAAAAGCAATTGACCCGACACTTGACCTCGATGAAGAAGCCCTGGCCAGTCTCAGCACCGTGGCTGAACTAGCCGGTCACTGCTGTGCGCGTGAACCGCACCAGAGACCCGACATGAGCCATGCGGTCAATGTGCTCTCCTCCCTAGCCGAGCTTTGGAAACCTTCCGACCCTGACCCTGATGATATTTACGGTATAGACCTTGACATGACTTTGCCACAAGCCGTCAAGAAATGGCAAGCTTTGGAGGGTATGAGCGGGTATGATAATTCATCAGTTATTGGGAGTAATGATAATACGCAAACAAGTATTCCAACTCGCCCTTCTGGCTTTGCCGATTCCTTCACTTCACAGGATGGACGATGA